In one Gracilinanus agilis isolate LMUSP501 chromosome 6, AgileGrace, whole genome shotgun sequence genomic region, the following are encoded:
- the LOC123252676 gene encoding LOW QUALITY PROTEIN: olfactory receptor 1009-like (The sequence of the model RefSeq protein was modified relative to this genomic sequence to represent the inferred CDS: inserted 2 bases in 1 codon), whose translation KIMLFLLVLCFYLVNMIGILGIIILIQIDSRLHTPMYFFLSHLSFVDKGFSSTVARKMLRDFFEERKIISFLDCALQQWFMGXFLSRAYDHYAAICNALLYSISMSQKHCNQLVAIQYCAGFIDAMIHTSATFHLPFCGPNVINHFFCDIFPFLSFICTDSSKNKLFVFVIAEIVRIFNGLIILVSYIYILIAILQIHSAEGRQKAFSICSSHLTAIIILYETLFFICVPPNSSFTMDTNKLISVFYTSMTPMLNPLIYSLRNKEVKDAIYRTIAKRKFCIRI comes from the exons AAAATCatgcttttccttcttgttttatgtttttatctCGTTAACATGATAGGTATTCTAGGCATAATCATCCTCATACAGATTGATTCTCGCCTTCACACaccaatgtatttttttctcagtcaCTTGTCCTTTGTGGACAAAGGCTTCTCTTCTACTGTAGCTCGGAAAATGCTGAGAGATTTCTTTGAAGAGAGAAAGATCATCTCATTCCTGGATTGTGCCTTGCAGCAATGGTTCATGGG TTTCCTATCTAGGGCCTATGATCACTATGCTGCAATTTGTAACGCACTACTTTATTCCATTTCTATGTCCCAGAAACACTGCAACCAACTGGTGGCTATCCAATATTGCGCAGGATTCATAGATGCCATGATTCACACTTCTGCTACTTTCCATCTCCCCTTCTGTGGTCCAAATGTCATCAATCACTTCTTTTGtgacatttttcctttcctctccttcatatGTACTGATTCCAGCAAAAAtaagttatttgtttttgttattgctgAGATAGTTAGAATCTTCAATGGTCTGATCATCCTTGTCtcctatatttatatacttatagcTATCCTACAGATCCACTCTGCTGAAGGGAGGCAGAAAGCCTTCTCCATCTGTTCTTCCCATTTGACTGCTATCATCATCTTATATGAGACCCTCTTCTTTATCTGTGTGCCACCTAACTCAAGTTTCACCATGGATACCAATAAACTCATCTCTGTGTTTTATACTTCAATGACTCCCATGTTGAACCCCCTCATCTATAGCCTGAGGAACAAGGAGGTCAAAGATGCTATTTACAGGACCATTGCTAAAAGAAAATTTTGCATCAGGATATGA
- the LOC123252083 gene encoding olfactory receptor 1009-like — translation MGSENYTRVTEFIFVGLKYDPKLQVILFLLVLLFYFINMTGNLGIIFLIWFDARLHTPMYFFLSHLSFVDMSFSSIVAPKMLRDFFKERKTITFLGCALQQWFFGCFVAIECSLLASMAYDRYVAICNPLLYSIAMSQKHCNQLVAIPYAIGFIDAMIHTPAAFRLPFCGPNVINHFFCDIFPLLSLICTDTSMNKLLVFVIAGIIGVVSGLIILVSYTYIITSILRIQSAEGRKKAFSTCSSHLTAVTILYGTLFFVYVRPNSRLSMDTNKLVSVFYTSVIPMLNPFIYSLRNKEVKDAIYRTIAKRKFCIKI, via the coding sequence ATGGGCAGTGAAAACTATACAAGAGTCACTGAATTCATTTTTGTGGGCCTGAAGTATGATCCAAAGCTACAggtcattctcttccttcttgttctacttttttatttcattaacatGACAGGCAATCTGGGCATAATCTTTCTTATATGGTTTGATGCCCGACTGCATACCCCTATGTATTTTTTCCTCAGCCATCTCTCTTTTGTGGACATGAGCTTCTCTTCAATAGTGGCTCCCAAAATGCTCAGAGACTTCTTTAAGGAAAGAAAGACTATCACATTCCTGGGTTGTGCCTTGCAGCAATGGTTCTTTGGGTGTTTCGTAGCCATTGAATGCTCCCTGTTGGCATCTATGGCCTATGACCGCTATGTTGCAATTTGTAACCCCCTGCTTTATTCCATTGCTATGTCCCAGAAACACTGCAACCAACTGGTAGCTATCCCTTATGCTATAGGGTTCATAGATGCCATGATTCACACTCCTGCTGCTTTCCGTCTCCCCTTCTGTGGTCCAAATGTCATCAATCACTTCTTTTGTGatatttttcccctcctctcccttatATGCACTGATACCAGCATGAATAAATTATTAGTTTTTGTCATTGCTGGGATTATTGGAGTCGTCAGTGGCCTGATCATTCTTGTCTCTTACACCTACATAATCACATCCATCCTCAGAATCCAATCtgctgaaggaagaaagaaagcctTCTCCACCTGCTCTTCCCATCTCACTGCTGTTACCATCTTATATGGGACCCTCTTCTTTGTCTATGTACGGCCTAATTCAAGATTATCCATGGATACCAATAAACTCGTCTCTGTGTTTTATACTTCAGTGATTCCCATGTTGAACCCCTTCATCTATAGCCTGAGAAACAAGGAGGTCAAAGATGCTATTTACAGGACCATTGCTAAAAGAAAATTTTGCATCAAGATATGA